DNA from Sphingomonas psychrotolerans:
AACGATTCGTTCGCTAAATGTTCTTAGCCGCGGCGAGGCGAACACCGCAGGCCTTTCCAATTAGAGCAGCCCCAGGAACCGTACCCCCGCGTCGAAATCCACCCGCCGCGCCTCGCGCGCCTGGACCGCCAGCGTGTCCTCGCCCCAGCGTTCGGCCTGCCAATCCTCGTCGATATGCGCGGCCTGCCACACCGCTTCGGGGGTGGCCGCATCCTCGATCAGGGCCAGCGCGGCGACCAGCGAGCCGCTGATCGTCACCACCGGCGACAATGCCGCGAGCCGGAACGCGTCGAGCGCCGCGACGGCTTCGCCCAGCCGCGCGACCGTCGCCTCGGGCTGGGCATGATGCATCACCCCGGCGGTCGGCTCGAAATGCACGTCGTAGCGCCCGCGCGCCCAGTCGAGCAAAGGGTCCCAGGCGGCGGCCTGGCGGTCGACCAGGGCGGCCGGCTCCTCGGCACGGTAATAGAGCAAGTCGCTCTCGCCGTAAGCGGCCAGCCCGGCGGCGAAAGCGGCGGGGTCGGGCGCCACATGGTCGATCGCGGCGTTGGCGAGCCCGGTCAGCGGCATCGCGCGCGGATCGAGCGTGTCGCCCACCGCGCGCCATTCCTCGGCGATCGCTTCGGCGAGTGCGCGCGTCGGCACGGTCAGCGTGGCGCGGCCGGGCGTGCGCACCGGCCGGGTGTCGAGCGCGATGCCGTTGCCCGGCTCGACCGTCACGTCTTTCCAGAAACGTCTCACGGCTGCGGGGTTCGCCAGCGCCGCGCCATCGCGCGGGGCACGACTGCCATGACGTACAATGCCGAGAGCAGGATCGCGCCGCCCAGCACGCTGCCTTCCCAGCTGTTCGAGCGCCCGGCGACGAGCAGCCCGAGCACCGCGCCGGCGGTGGCGAGCAGATTGACTCCGGCGATCATGAAATAGCGATTGCGCGCAAGGCGATCGGCGTCCGTCATGTCGGTCATAGGGCCTCCAGCTGGGCGGGCAGCGCCGACGCATGCGCGACGACATGGTGCGCGCCCGACTCGAGCAATTCATGCATGGTGTGATAGCCCCATGCAACACCTACTGCATGCGTGCCCGCCGCGCGCGCCATCCTGATGTCGAAGCTGGTGTCGCCGATCATCGCGGTGGTTTCGGGCGCGGCGCCGGCCTCGGCCATCGCCGTCTCGATCATGGAGGGGTGCGGCTTGGAGGGGTGGCGATCGGCGGTCTGCAGCGTGACGAAGCGGTGAGCGAGCCCGTGATGCTCGAGGATGTGCTTCAGCCCGCGATCGGATTTGCCGGTCGCCACGCCGAGCAGCCAGCCGCCCGCATCGAGCGTCTCGATCGCTTCGGCGATTCCATCGAAC
Protein-coding regions in this window:
- a CDS encoding ATP12 family chaperone protein, with amino-acid sequence MRRFWKDVTVEPGNGIALDTRPVRTPGRATLTVPTRALAEAIAEEWRAVGDTLDPRAMPLTGLANAAIDHVAPDPAAFAAGLAAYGESDLLYYRAEEPAALVDRQAAAWDPLLDWARGRYDVHFEPTAGVMHHAQPEATVARLGEAVAALDAFRLAALSPVVTISGSLVAALALIEDAATPEAVWQAAHIDEDWQAERWGEDTLAVQAREARRVDFDAGVRFLGLL
- a CDS encoding HAD-IA family hydrolase, which gives rise to MNRLAIFDCDGTLVDSQANICRAMEECFAVSRLDPPPRAAIRRIVGLSLVPAIAQLLPQAEAGQHETMAEDYKRAFFAMRASGALDPEPLFDGIAEAIETLDAGGWLLGVATGKSDRGLKHILEHHGLAHRFVTLQTADRHPSKPHPSMIETAMAEAGAAPETTAMIGDTSFDIRMARAAGTHAVGVAWGYHTMHELLESGAHHVVAHASALPAQLEAL